A portion of the Calothrix sp. 336/3 genome contains these proteins:
- a CDS encoding DUF2887 domain-containing protein, which produces MLDDFDSVEIKQTALRIDGVFLPGVSKTLFTRGIP; this is translated from the coding sequence ATGCTCGATGATTTTGATTCTGTTGAAATCAAGCAAACAGCATTGAGAATTGATGGTGTTTTTCTCCCAGGTGTGTCTAAAACCCTATTTACAAGAGGAATTCCCTAG
- a CDS encoding D-alanine--D-alanine ligase family protein, with translation MTKVRIGLLFGGRSGEHEVSIKSAKAIATALGTGQNHDKYEILPFYIQKDGRWLGGDIPQQVLHTGKPLTESKTIQENSPQSQMNYWQFPAQFGEVDVWFPVLHGPNGEDGTIQGLLTLMQLPYVGSGVLGSALGMDKIAMKMAFAQAGIPQVKYKAVTRAQIWSNPCVFPKLCDEIEAELGYPCFVKPANLGSSVGIAKVRSRSELEAALDNAASYDRRIIIEAGVIAREVECAVLGNDQPQASVVGEITFSSDFYDYETKYTEGLADLVIPANLPAEITQKIQKMAVAAFAAVDAAGLSRVDFFYVEATGEVLINEINTLPGFTATSMYPLLWQHSGVAFTELVDRLVQLALERHSTVER, from the coding sequence ATGACAAAGGTACGGATTGGGTTATTATTTGGTGGTCGTTCTGGAGAACATGAGGTATCGATTAAGTCAGCCAAGGCGATCGCCACTGCTTTAGGGACTGGTCAAAATCATGATAAATACGAAATACTACCATTTTACATTCAAAAGGATGGACGCTGGTTAGGTGGAGATATTCCCCAGCAAGTTTTGCATACTGGTAAACCCCTGACTGAATCCAAGACAATCCAGGAAAATAGTCCTCAATCTCAAATGAATTACTGGCAATTTCCTGCCCAATTCGGGGAAGTTGATGTTTGGTTTCCTGTTCTCCATGGACCTAACGGGGAAGATGGCACAATTCAGGGTCTGTTAACTTTAATGCAATTACCCTACGTAGGCTCCGGGGTTTTAGGTTCCGCTTTAGGTATGGATAAAATCGCCATGAAAATGGCATTTGCCCAAGCTGGAATTCCTCAAGTGAAATATAAAGCTGTCACCCGTGCCCAAATTTGGTCAAATCCTTGTGTTTTCCCAAAATTGTGCGATGAAATTGAGGCAGAGTTGGGTTATCCTTGCTTTGTTAAACCTGCCAATTTAGGCTCTTCTGTGGGAATTGCCAAGGTGCGATCGCGCTCAGAATTAGAAGCAGCTCTGGATAATGCTGCTAGTTATGACCGTCGTATCATCATTGAAGCTGGAGTTATTGCCCGTGAAGTTGAATGCGCTGTACTGGGTAATGACCAACCTCAAGCCTCTGTTGTCGGTGAAATTACTTTCAGTAGTGACTTCTATGACTACGAAACAAAATATACAGAAGGTTTGGCAGACTTAGTAATTCCCGCAAACCTCCCCGCAGAGATTACCCAGAAAATTCAAAAAATGGCAGTGGCAGCTTTTGCAGCTGTGGATGCTGCGGGTTTATCACGGGTGGATTTCTTCTATGTGGAAGCAACGGGAGAAGTTTTAATTAACGAAATTAATACCCTACCAGGTTTCACAGCGACAAGTATGTATCCCCTGCTGTGGCAACATAGCGGTGTCGCTTTTACGGAATTAGTTGATCGACTGGTGCAACTAGCTCTCGAACGACATTCTACTGTGGAAAGATAG
- a CDS encoding PstS family phosphate ABC transporter substrate-binding protein yields MNKVNLKLGRLSAIGVITLTAATFCASMPAVLSQGAAVKIDGSSTVFPISQAAAEGFQKSTGGKMRVTVGVSGTGGGFQKFCRGETDISNASRPILKKEIDACKKAGVKYIELPVAYDGITVVVHPQNNWAKNLTTAELKKMWEPAAQGKINNWNQIRSGFPNAPLKLFGPGTKSGTFDYFTEAINGKSKQSRPDFTASEDDNSLVSGVSRDKNAIGYFGYSYYAQNKNKLKAVAVNGVLPSEATIKSGKYAPLSRPIFIYVNAKSADKPEVKQFVQYYMKNGAKIVGSVKEVSLPGNAYSALLNRFNKKQTGSVFGGDEKVGVTVAQLLATPKD; encoded by the coding sequence GTGAACAAAGTCAACTTGAAGTTAGGTCGCTTGTCAGCGATAGGTGTGATTACATTGACTGCGGCAACTTTTTGTGCATCTATGCCTGCGGTGTTATCTCAAGGTGCAGCTGTTAAAATTGACGGTTCCAGTACAGTTTTCCCGATTTCCCAAGCTGCGGCTGAAGGATTCCAAAAGAGTACTGGTGGAAAAATGCGCGTGACTGTTGGTGTATCTGGTACTGGCGGTGGTTTTCAAAAGTTCTGCCGTGGCGAAACCGATATTTCTAACGCATCTCGTCCTATCCTCAAAAAGGAAATTGACGCTTGTAAAAAAGCTGGTGTTAAGTATATTGAGCTTCCTGTTGCCTATGATGGCATCACAGTAGTGGTGCATCCTCAAAACAACTGGGCAAAAAACTTAACAACAGCTGAACTCAAGAAAATGTGGGAACCAGCAGCCCAAGGCAAAATTAACAATTGGAACCAGATTCGCTCTGGATTCCCCAATGCTCCCCTAAAGCTATTTGGACCTGGTACAAAATCAGGTACTTTTGATTATTTTACCGAAGCCATTAACGGCAAATCAAAACAAAGCCGTCCCGATTTCACCGCGAGTGAAGATGATAACTCCCTCGTAAGTGGTGTTTCCCGTGATAAAAATGCCATTGGCTATTTTGGTTATTCCTACTACGCACAAAACAAAAACAAACTCAAAGCAGTAGCAGTAAACGGTGTATTACCCTCAGAAGCAACTATTAAGAGTGGAAAATACGCTCCCCTGTCTCGTCCTATCTTTATTTATGTGAATGCCAAGTCTGCTGACAAGCCAGAAGTGAAGCAATTTGTCCAATACTATATGAAGAATGGGGCAAAAATTGTGGGTTCCGTGAAGGAAGTTTCCCTACCAGGTAATGCTTACAGTGCCCTGTTGAACAGATTCAACAAAAAGCAAACTGGCTCCGTATTTGGTGGTGATGAAAAGGTTGGTGTAACCGTTGCTCAATTGCTCGCTACACCGAAAGACTAA
- the bchM gene encoding magnesium protoporphyrin IX methyltransferase, whose product MNAADDKTIVKDYFNSTGFDRWQRIYGDGEVNKVQLDIRTGHQRTVDTVISWLQADGNLSELTICDAGCGVGSLSIPLAEAGAKVYASDISEKMVEEGRERAVKVLGNADNPTFAVQDLETLSGSHHTVICLDVLIHYPQDKADEMISHLCSLAQSRVILSFAPKTCALTILKKIGTFFPGASKTTRAYLHREADVVKILEKNGFTVQRQALTKTRFYFSRLLEATRSEGDTNK is encoded by the coding sequence ATGAACGCAGCAGACGATAAAACAATTGTTAAAGATTATTTCAATTCCACAGGTTTTGACCGTTGGCAACGTATCTATGGTGACGGGGAAGTCAATAAAGTCCAGCTGGATATCCGCACTGGACATCAACGCACGGTAGATACGGTGATTTCTTGGTTACAAGCTGACGGCAATTTATCGGAATTGACTATCTGTGATGCTGGGTGTGGTGTGGGTAGTCTCAGCATTCCCCTCGCAGAAGCTGGTGCAAAGGTCTATGCCAGCGACATTTCTGAGAAAATGGTAGAAGAGGGTAGGGAAAGGGCGGTAAAAGTGTTAGGGAATGCTGACAATCCCACCTTTGCTGTGCAAGATTTGGAAACCCTGAGTGGTAGTCACCATACGGTTATTTGCTTGGATGTATTGATTCATTACCCCCAGGATAAAGCTGATGAGATGATTTCTCACCTTTGTTCTTTGGCACAATCACGGGTAATTCTCAGCTTTGCTCCTAAAACCTGTGCTTTGACTATTCTCAAGAAAATTGGCACATTTTTCCCTGGTGCAAGTAAAACTACTCGTGCATATTTACATCGGGAAGCGGATGTGGTGAAGATTTTAGAAAAGAATGGTTTTACGGTTCAGCGTCAAGCTTTAACTAAGACTCGTTTTTATTTCTCTCGTTTGCTAGAAGCAACTCGTAGTGAAGGGGATACAAACAAATAA
- a CDS encoding HAD family hydrolase — MLRIITDFDGPIIDVSERYYQVYLLCLTKISRADQEIRQLTKTEFWQLKRSRTPETQIAILSGLDATQAQEFSQLRKQTVHTQPYFEYDILTPGATDALSKIQQIGIDLAVMTMRRVRELDYAFEKYGLGEFFPENRRYCLSNDYVKTRDVDDKPLLMARALAELPPAIDTWMVGDTEADITAAKQHGVKVIAVECGIRDRQQLESFQPDYIVPNLGAALTLVLEQSLQLI; from the coding sequence ATGTTAAGAATTATTACAGATTTTGATGGTCCGATTATTGATGTTTCCGAGCGTTATTATCAAGTTTATTTACTGTGTTTAACAAAAATTAGCAGAGCAGACCAAGAGATTCGCCAATTAACAAAAACAGAGTTTTGGCAATTAAAGCGATCGCGCACACCAGAAACCCAAATTGCCATTCTTTCTGGTTTAGACGCAACCCAAGCCCAAGAATTCTCCCAATTACGTAAGCAAACAGTACATACCCAACCCTACTTTGAATACGATATATTGACTCCAGGGGCAACAGATGCGCTGTCAAAAATTCAACAAATTGGTATTGATTTAGCAGTCATGACAATGCGTCGAGTCAGGGAGCTAGATTACGCCTTTGAAAAATACGGTTTAGGAGAATTTTTCCCGGAAAATCGGCGTTATTGCTTGAGCAATGACTACGTGAAAACTCGTGATGTCGATGATAAACCCCTACTAATGGCGCGAGCTTTAGCAGAATTACCTCCAGCGATCGACACCTGGATGGTAGGAGATACAGAAGCAGATATTACTGCCGCTAAACAACATGGAGTGAAAGTGATTGCAGTGGAATGCGGTATCCGCGATCGCCAGCAGCTAGAATCCTTTCAACCAGACTATATAGTGCCCAATTTAGGGGCTGCCTTAACCTTGGTTCTCGAACAATCTTTACAGTTAATTTAA
- a CDS encoding CPP1-like family protein, whose translation MSDQSPYEKLGVSEDASFDEIQDVRNRLLEQHSGDTKLLEMIEVAYDAILMERLRMRQEGRIKVPERIRFPERLVQAVPKENPAPRQHSPAWLQNILDKPTLSDIFLPGAWFLGLSAISVFYQAGGDAILQLALVVGGAVSIFFLNRKEAKFGRSVLFTLLGLVIGLIAGGLMANLALPSIQQFFSLTENQFSTVITFVLMWLISSFLK comes from the coding sequence ATGAGCGATCAAAGTCCCTACGAAAAACTTGGGGTGTCAGAAGATGCTAGCTTCGATGAAATCCAAGATGTCCGCAATCGCCTACTGGAGCAACATAGTGGCGATACCAAGCTGTTGGAAATGATTGAAGTCGCCTATGACGCGATTTTGATGGAGCGCTTGCGAATGCGTCAAGAGGGCAGAATTAAAGTTCCAGAAAGGATTCGTTTCCCGGAACGCTTGGTACAGGCAGTTCCTAAGGAGAACCCTGCACCTCGCCAGCATTCCCCAGCCTGGTTACAAAATATATTAGACAAACCGACTCTGAGTGATATTTTCCTACCTGGAGCTTGGTTTTTGGGATTGAGTGCTATTAGCGTATTTTACCAAGCAGGGGGGGATGCAATATTGCAGCTAGCTCTGGTTGTGGGTGGAGCGGTAAGTATATTCTTCTTGAATCGCAAGGAGGCAAAATTTGGGCGCTCTGTTCTCTTTACACTGCTAGGTTTAGTTATTGGCTTAATTGCTGGTGGTTTAATGGCTAATTTGGCGTTGCCATCAATACAGCAGTTTTTCAGCCTGACTGAGAATCAATTTTCGACGGTGATCACTTTTGTTTTGATGTGGCTGATTAGTAGTTTCTTGAAGTGA
- a CDS encoding membrane protein codes for MNAVSSFGFNRPSWQNIVILTLGFWLSASLLLDWVIMPSLYVSGMMTQPSFASTGYVLFWNFNRIELLSAGLVLTGVLAASKKHSQWLGSDIFLSVLLLAVVLVDTYGLAPEMSALGMNLNLFQSATKVSGQMDMFHCSYWILESIKLFASSFLLWRYSRRQIQTS; via the coding sequence ATGAACGCTGTTTCTAGCTTCGGATTTAACCGTCCATCATGGCAAAACATTGTCATTCTGACCCTAGGCTTTTGGCTAAGTGCTAGCCTGCTCTTAGACTGGGTAATTATGCCAAGCTTATATGTTTCCGGTATGATGACACAACCAAGTTTTGCTTCCACTGGTTATGTTCTATTTTGGAATTTTAACCGGATTGAATTACTTTCTGCTGGTCTAGTTCTCACTGGTGTTTTAGCAGCTAGCAAAAAACACTCCCAGTGGTTGGGAAGTGATATCTTTCTCTCAGTCTTACTATTAGCTGTAGTTCTAGTTGATACCTATGGTTTAGCCCCAGAAATGTCGGCTTTAGGGATGAATTTAAATCTGTTTCAGTCAGCAACTAAAGTATCTGGTCAAATGGATATGTTCCATTGTAGTTACTGGATATTGGAAAGTATTAAATTGTTTGCGAGTAGTTTCTTGTTATGGCGATACTCTCGTCGCCAAATTCAGACTTCCTAA
- a CDS encoding alpha/beta fold hydrolase: MSLFCLVHGAFQGAWCWDLLIPYLEAQGHKTIAVDLPIEDASASLSQFADVVFQALPKTDDDIILVGHSMAGTVIPLVAETRKVRQLIFLTALIPSPGISTLDQFAHHLDTETLKSFNYTAKEPSLLAKFRDEPLIFNAVSIGKDFSDQAVLREFFYEDCQEDIIEWALSNSRPQKSMAYIFEDNPLKNFPDIDCKYIFCTHDQIFSSEWSRYAPPKRLGIDVIEMPGGHCPHISRPAHLAEILTNI, encoded by the coding sequence ATGAGTCTTTTTTGTCTAGTTCATGGCGCTTTTCAAGGAGCTTGGTGCTGGGATTTATTAATTCCTTACTTAGAAGCCCAGGGTCACAAAACAATCGCAGTTGATTTACCAATTGAAGATGCATCTGCAAGTTTATCGCAATTCGCGGATGTCGTATTCCAAGCACTGCCAAAAACTGATGATGATATTATCCTAGTTGGTCACTCCATGGCTGGCACCGTGATTCCCCTAGTAGCAGAAACGAGAAAAGTCCGTCAGTTAATATTTCTCACTGCCCTTATTCCTTCCCCAGGAATTAGCACCCTAGACCAATTTGCCCATCATCTTGATACTGAGACCCTGAAATCATTCAATTACACAGCAAAAGAGCCAAGTTTACTCGCAAAGTTTCGTGATGAGCCTCTAATTTTTAACGCAGTTTCTATTGGTAAAGACTTTTCCGATCAGGCAGTTTTGAGGGAATTTTTTTATGAAGATTGCCAAGAGGATATTATCGAATGGGCACTCTCAAATAGCCGTCCTCAAAAATCAATGGCATATATTTTTGAAGATAATCCCTTGAAAAATTTCCCAGATATTGACTGTAAATATATTTTCTGTACCCATGACCAAATATTTTCCTCTGAATGGTCACGCTACGCACCACCGAAGCGTCTAGGTATTGATGTGATAGAAATGCCAGGAGGACATTGCCCCCACATATCCCGTCCTGCTCACCTTGCCGAAATATTAACAAATATCTAG
- the pstA gene encoding phosphate ABC transporter permease PstA: protein MTSQQNIQKIRQTIARNKRSDFIFSIIGLSSMVFAILVLALLILDLAMDGLPRLDWQFFTSFASTDANQAGVLAAWVGSLLVMLVTAASAIPIGIASGIYLEEYARKNWFTDLIEINVANLAAVPSIIYGMLGLGVFVYTFKLGQSIASAGFTLALLILPVVIVATREALRAIPSNIREAAYACGASKWQTTWDHVLKYSFGTILTGIIVALSRAIGETAPLIVVGAVAFIAFLPDSLLSQYTVMPIQMYRWTDVPDPEFQANAAAAGLVLVVMTLAMNAIAIYLRYQLRKNITW from the coding sequence ATGACAAGTCAACAAAATATTCAGAAAATTCGCCAGACTATCGCCCGCAATAAACGCTCTGACTTTATTTTTAGCATCATTGGCTTATCGTCAATGGTTTTTGCCATTTTAGTCCTAGCACTTCTCATTCTTGATTTAGCTATGGACGGTTTACCCCGTCTCGACTGGCAGTTTTTCACTTCCTTTGCCAGCACAGATGCGAACCAAGCAGGTGTCTTGGCAGCTTGGGTGGGAAGTCTTTTAGTGATGTTGGTGACTGCTGCAAGTGCCATTCCCATCGGGATTGCATCAGGTATCTATCTAGAAGAATATGCCAGAAAAAATTGGTTTACTGACTTAATTGAAATTAATGTCGCTAACCTCGCAGCAGTTCCCTCGATTATTTACGGAATGCTCGGCTTAGGAGTATTTGTTTATACTTTTAAGTTAGGGCAAAGTATCGCTTCTGCTGGGTTTACCCTAGCTTTACTGATTCTGCCAGTAGTGATTGTTGCTACTCGTGAAGCCCTTCGTGCCATTCCTAGTAATATCCGGGAAGCAGCTTATGCTTGTGGTGCTTCTAAGTGGCAAACAACTTGGGATCACGTTCTCAAGTACTCCTTTGGGACGATTCTCACGGGAATTATTGTGGCACTTTCGCGGGCAATTGGGGAAACTGCTCCTCTGATTGTGGTGGGAGCTGTGGCATTTATTGCCTTTTTACCCGATTCTCTGCTTTCTCAGTACACGGTGATGCCAATTCAAATGTACCGATGGACTGATGTTCCTGACCCAGAATTTCAAGCCAACGCCGCAGCCGCAGGTTTGGTACTAGTTGTCATGACTTTAGCGATGAACGCGATCGCTATCTATCTTCGTTATCAACTCAGGAAAAATATTACATGGTAG
- the hppD gene encoding 4-hydroxyphenylpyruvate dioxygenase → MKIAHIHFYVDDAHLWANWFVQYLNFSRVDNYPRYFSLPWEEIHTKTEVVCSGSVYFLLSSPVSPQSRVAEYLSHHPAGIADVAFVVENLEAAIARAEKHGAKILQPIQQYQQHHTCIHWCKIAAWGSLTHTLIEYATPLENITPIPSSAVNSIDHIVLNVPAGELNSAVDWYEKVLDFYPQQVFNIQTKRSALHSRVMLSSCGTVQFPINQPATPNSQIQEFLDLNRGAGVQHIALHTQNMIRAIAQFRSQGLPFLSVPPTYYSQLAQRPQLPLSPEEIRAIAQQEILVDWNTNKPEAILLQIFTQPIFPQPTFFLEFIERRYQAQGFGEGNFQALFEAMEREQMKRGTL, encoded by the coding sequence ATGAAAATTGCTCATATCCATTTTTATGTAGATGACGCTCACCTTTGGGCAAATTGGTTTGTTCAGTACCTCAATTTTAGTAGGGTAGATAATTATCCTAGATATTTTTCCTTGCCATGGGAGGAAATTCATACCAAAACAGAAGTAGTCTGTAGTGGTTCTGTTTATTTTTTACTCTCTTCTCCTGTCTCACCCCAGAGTCGGGTTGCAGAGTATCTATCTCATCATCCTGCTGGTATTGCTGATGTGGCTTTTGTCGTGGAAAACTTAGAAGCTGCGATCGCCCGCGCCGAAAAACACGGAGCGAAAATATTACAGCCAATTCAACAATATCAACAGCATCATACCTGTATTCATTGGTGCAAAATAGCGGCTTGGGGTTCTCTGACTCATACCTTGATAGAATACGCCACACCCTTAGAAAATATTACACCGATACCCTCCTCGGCGGTAAATTCTATCGATCATATTGTTTTGAATGTGCCCGCAGGGGAATTAAATTCTGCGGTAGATTGGTACGAAAAGGTTCTGGATTTTTATCCACAGCAAGTATTTAACATTCAAACAAAACGCTCGGCGTTACACAGTCGAGTCATGCTATCTAGCTGTGGTACGGTGCAATTTCCCATTAATCAACCTGCCACACCAAACTCGCAAATTCAAGAATTTCTCGACTTAAATCGGGGTGCAGGAGTACAGCATATTGCCTTACATACCCAAAATATGATTAGAGCGATCGCCCAATTTCGCAGCCAGGGTTTACCTTTCTTGTCTGTACCCCCAACATACTATAGTCAACTGGCACAACGCCCCCAATTACCCCTATCTCCAGAGGAAATTCGCGCGATCGCCCAACAGGAAATCTTAGTAGACTGGAATACCAATAAACCAGAAGCCATACTGTTACAAATATTCACCCAGCCAATTTTCCCCCAACCAACCTTCTTCCTCGAATTTATCGAACGACGTTACCAAGCCCAAGGTTTTGGGGAAGGGAATTTCCAGGCACTGTTTGAAGCTATGGAGAGAGAACAAATGAAACGCGGAACTTTGTAA
- the pstC gene encoding phosphate ABC transporter permease subunit PstC — MAITSSKQSQVNKLSPKLLRDVREKIIEFILFIAAFSSVATTVGIVGTLLLESVKFFQNLALHRLAASQGVSVEELTNQTVSIGETLTSIWAFITGTTWAPNFEPPQVGILPLVSGTLVTTLVALFVAVPLGTIAAIYLSEFAPPRVREVVKPALELLAGVPTVVYGYFALLFVTPILQVVLPALPAASMLSAGLVMGVMIIPYISSLSEDAMRSVPNYLREGSYATGATRFQTAVNVILPSAISGISAAYILGISRAIGETMIVAIAAGGQPNLTLNPMDPGQTMTAYIVEVSKGDVAYGTLDYETIFAVGLTLLIMTLIFNIIGHWLTKRYRETY; from the coding sequence ATGGCAATAACATCATCAAAGCAATCTCAAGTAAATAAACTATCCCCAAAATTATTACGGGATGTACGGGAAAAAATTATTGAATTTATCTTATTTATCGCAGCATTTTCTTCAGTCGCTACCACTGTAGGAATTGTCGGCACCCTATTACTAGAATCTGTAAAATTCTTCCAGAATTTAGCCCTGCATCGTTTAGCAGCAAGTCAGGGTGTCAGTGTTGAGGAACTCACTAATCAAACAGTTTCTATCGGGGAAACTCTCACAAGTATTTGGGCTTTTATTACAGGTACAACTTGGGCACCTAATTTTGAACCGCCCCAAGTCGGGATTTTACCCTTGGTATCTGGCACATTAGTCACCACATTAGTAGCGTTGTTTGTCGCAGTTCCCCTAGGGACGATCGCCGCAATTTATCTGAGTGAATTTGCTCCTCCCAGGGTGCGAGAAGTGGTAAAACCCGCTTTGGAATTGCTCGCAGGGGTTCCCACGGTAGTTTATGGTTATTTTGCCCTATTATTTGTCACCCCTATTTTACAAGTTGTGTTGCCTGCTCTACCCGCAGCGAGTATGTTGAGTGCTGGATTGGTGATGGGTGTGATGATTATTCCTTACATTAGCTCTCTCAGTGAAGATGCGATGCGCTCTGTGCCTAATTATCTCCGTGAGGGTTCCTATGCTACGGGGGCTACACGCTTTCAAACAGCAGTTAATGTGATTTTACCCTCGGCAATATCAGGGATTTCCGCAGCTTATATTTTAGGGATTTCTCGCGCCATTGGGGAAACAATGATTGTGGCTATCGCTGCCGGTGGGCAACCAAATTTAACCCTCAACCCCATGGATCCAGGGCAAACTATGACAGCCTACATTGTGGAAGTCAGTAAGGGTGATGTTGCCTATGGAACTTTAGATTACGAAACTATTTTTGCGGTGGGACTTACCTTACTAATCATGACTTTGATATTTAATATCATCGGTCATTGGCTAACTAAGCGTTACCGCGAAACCTATTAA
- a CDS encoding phosphate ABC transporter ATP-binding protein, producing MSVLNTVIQVEHLSISYPKLPVIADISLNIYQNKVTAIVGANGSGKTTFLKSLNRMHEPDASMELSGKIECFGKNIYDRKVNLSRLHRQISFISTIPHLFPVSIYENIAYGVKSAGWHSKSETDRIVEIAIKNAGLWHEVKDKLHKPALNLSENQQQRLCIARALATQPRVLLIDEPHSALDAAMMDKMAELINHLRSSLTIVFVTRNWQQATRIADYIAIFHQNEKRICQTVEFGTTSQILTNAMDTRTSRIRDYVSL from the coding sequence ATGTCGGTATTAAACACAGTTATTCAGGTTGAACATTTAAGTATTTCTTATCCTAAGCTGCCTGTAATTGCAGATATCTCTTTAAATATATATCAAAATAAAGTTACGGCAATTGTGGGCGCGAATGGTTCAGGAAAAACGACCTTTCTCAAATCGCTGAATCGGATGCATGAACCCGATGCAAGTATGGAATTATCGGGAAAAATAGAGTGCTTTGGCAAAAATATTTATGATAGAAAAGTAAATTTGTCTCGATTGCATCGTCAAATTAGTTTTATTTCCACAATTCCCCACCTTTTCCCTGTGAGCATTTATGAAAATATTGCCTATGGAGTAAAATCTGCGGGTTGGCATTCTAAATCAGAGACTGACAGAATTGTCGAAATAGCTATCAAAAATGCAGGTTTGTGGCATGAAGTCAAAGATAAACTACATAAACCAGCATTGAACCTATCAGAGAATCAACAACAAAGACTGTGTATTGCCAGAGCATTGGCAACTCAACCCCGTGTTTTACTCATAGATGAACCTCATTCTGCTCTCGACGCAGCAATGATGGATAAAATGGCAGAACTAATTAATCATCTCAGAAGTTCATTAACAATTGTTTTTGTCACTCGTAATTGGCAACAGGCAACTCGGATTGCTGACTATATTGCCATATTTCACCAGAATGAAAAGCGTATCTGTCAAACGGTAGAGTTTGGTACAACTTCTCAAATTTTGACAAATGCCATGGATACCCGTACTAGTCGGATACGTGACTATGTTTCTTTATGA
- the pstB gene encoding phosphate ABC transporter ATP-binding protein PstB, protein MVETTFSTHQGQTIKAAVNYLNFYYGGKVHALKDINMPVYDKKVTALIGPSGCGKTTLLRCFNRMHDLYPGNKYRGEIALEPEGINLLGQKVDPIEVRMRISMVFQRPNPFPKSIYENVAYGLRVRGENRRRLIDEQVEKALRGAALWNEVKDRLHDLGSNLSGGQQQRLCIARALATDPEIILFDEPTSALDPIATSSIEDLIAELKDQVTILIVTHSMQQAARVSDYTAFMYLGELVEFNKTEVVFNQPAKQQTADYVGGRFG, encoded by the coding sequence ATGGTAGAAACAACATTTTCCACCCACCAAGGACAAACAATTAAAGCTGCCGTCAACTATCTTAATTTTTACTACGGTGGTAAAGTCCACGCTTTAAAAGATATTAATATGCCCGTGTACGATAAGAAAGTCACGGCATTAATTGGACCATCCGGTTGTGGCAAAACGACTCTGCTACGTTGTTTTAATCGGATGCATGACCTATATCCCGGTAACAAATATCGTGGGGAAATTGCCTTAGAACCAGAAGGAATCAACCTCCTTGGTCAAAAAGTAGACCCCATCGAAGTCCGGATGCGAATTAGCATGGTGTTTCAGCGACCTAACCCCTTTCCCAAATCTATCTATGAAAATGTAGCCTATGGTTTGCGGGTACGCGGAGAAAATAGACGACGCTTAATTGACGAACAGGTCGAGAAAGCTTTACGCGGAGCAGCTTTGTGGAATGAAGTTAAGGACAGGTTGCATGATTTAGGTAGTAATCTATCCGGTGGTCAACAACAACGTCTTTGTATTGCTCGCGCTTTAGCTACAGACCCAGAAATTATCTTATTCGATGAACCCACATCAGCCCTAGACCCGATTGCTACCTCCAGCATCGAAGATTTAATTGCTGAGTTAAAAGACCAAGTTACCATTTTAATTGTCACCCACAGTATGCAACAGGCGGCACGAGTGTCTGATTACACAGCATTTATGTATTTGGGTGAACTGGTAGAGTTTAATAAAACAGAGGTTGTATTTAACCAACCAGCAAAACAGCAAACCGCAGATTATGTCGGTGGTAGGTTTGGTTAA